A genomic stretch from Leptodactylus fuscus isolate aLepFus1 chromosome 10, aLepFus1.hap2, whole genome shotgun sequence includes:
- the LOC142183148 gene encoding interferon-induced protein with tetratricopeptide repeats 5-like yields MCLSLILRECGKERLGENLMTFQPYAHKAVQCSKELPIGEAKEVNKEIKRDPPKKESSCQSPNLPPEAQNKRIHPENVVKGTHWSLAAPTPWGYRWFKEQGKLPKGVLKMRLLQLKCHFTWKLLLKNKELDELEDKFSNQLTFLVTKNKYMVYNLLAYVMHLKGDYTKAIENLQKAEEMIKENNPDGTDQKYLVTYGDYAWVFYYLNQYEDCQQYIEKVEKIYKELKGAPDIADIYGEKAWSLLQFSGQYYEDAKQCFEKALELEPEDPEWITGYATVVYRLEGFWGGNFPATECKSLDLLKRAIEKNPNDAVVKALLALKLQDLDRTDEGRPYIEEAIKQAPNLPYLLRYVAKFYRRAGMIDEALRVLKTAVDLIPNSSFVNHQIGLCYRQKYLMCKKQFGNWNFYNKYKDSEEVKDLIQNTLFHFEKTLELKKTYIYGFIDLANMYSESNEYQKAEDTFRTVMARHNLMDDEKQQVFYNYGRFKEYHMKSESQAIDYYKKCMQITSPSRDRECSEKALKRISSKKFRKNLHDAEGFALLGFVHKTNGERNEAIDCYEEALKYDPYNEEYVSELSELKLMI; encoded by the exons ATGTGCTTGAGCTTAATATTAAGAGAATGTGGAAAGGAGAGGTTGGGTGAAAACCTGATGACATTTCAACCATATGCACACAAGGCAGTTCAGTGCAGTAAAGAACTTCCAATT GGGGAGGCCAAGGAGGTAAACAAGGAGATAAAGAGGGACCCCCCGAAAAAAGAGAGCAGCTGTCAGAGCCCTAACCTCCCTCCAGAAGCCCAAAATAAGAGGATACATCCAGAAAATGTGGTGAAGGGCACCCACTGGAGTTTGGCAGCACCAACACCCTGGGGATATCGCTGGTTCAAAGAGCAGGG TAAGTTACCAAAGGGGGTGCTGAAGATGCGTTTACTACAACTGAAATGTCACTTCACTTGGAAACTTCTTTTGAAGAACAAAGAACTCGATGAATTAGAAGACAAATTTTCTAACCAGTTGACATTTCTTGTCACCAAGAACAAATACATGGTGTACAATCTACTGGCCTATGTGATGCATCTGAAAGGAGACTACACAAAGGCTATTGAAAATTTGCAAAAAGCAGAAGAAATGATTAAAGAGAACAATCCAGACGGGACTGATCAAAAATATTTGGTGACATATGGGGATTATGCATGGGTGTTCTACTACTTAAACCAGTATGAAGATTGTCAACAATACATAGAAAAAGTAGAGAAGATTTATAAGGAACTAAAAGGTGCACCAGACATAGCTGACATCTATGGAGAGAAGGCCTGGTCACTGTTACAGTTTTCTGGCCAGTATTATGAAGATGCAAAACAATGCTTTGAGAAGGCTTTGGAGCTAGAGCCAGAAGATCCTGAGTGGATCACTGGATATGCAACAGTGGTCTATAGACTGGAAGGTTTCTGGGGTGGAAATTTTCCTGCTACAGAATGTAAATCACTGGATCTACTGAAACGTGCAATAGAGAAGAATCCAAATGATGCCGTGGTGAAGGCTCTTCTGGCGTTAAAGCTGCAAGACCTGGATAGAACTGATGAGGGAAGACCATATATTGAAGAAGCCATAAAACAAGCCCCAAACCTTCCATATTTACTCCGTTATGTTGCTAAGTTTTACAGGAGAGCTGGGATGATAGATGAGGCCTTGCGTGTCCTAAAAACTGCAGTAGATCTCATCCCAAATTCTTCATTTGTAAATCACCAAATAGGACTGTGTTACAGACAAAAGTATCTCATGTGCAAAAAGCAGTTTGGAAACTGGAACTTTTATAACAAATACAAGGATTCTGAAGAAGTGAAGGATCTCATCCAAAATACCCTCTTCCATTTTGAAAAGACGCTGGAGTTGaagaaaacatatatatatgGTTTCATAGACTTAGCCAATATGTACTCTGAAAGCAACGAATATCAAAAGGCCGAGGACACATTTAGAACCGTTATGGCACGTCACAATCTCATGGATGATGAGAAGCAGCAAGTTTTTTACAATTATGGACGTTTCAAGGAATATCACATGAAGTCTGAATCTCAAGCCATCGACTACTATAAAAAATGTATGCAGATTACATCGCCCAGTAGAGACAGAGAGTGCAGTGAAAAGGCTCTAAAAAGAATTTCTTCGAAGAAGTTTAGGAAAAATCTTCACGATGCTGAGGGTTTTGCTTTGCTTGGCTTTGTCCATAAGACTAATGGGGAAAGGAATGAAGCAATTGATTGCTATGAAGAAGCCTTGAAATATGACCCTTACAATGAAGAATATGTGAGCGAACTATCTGAGCTGAAACTGATGATATAA